From one Patescibacteria group bacterium genomic stretch:
- the gpmI gene encoding 2,3-bisphosphoglycerate-independent phosphoglycerate mutase has protein sequence MKPIILTILDGWGINAPSLTNAISMAKIPNLKKMEENYPYCSLQSSAIAAGLPWKEAGNSEVGHLIIGSGRIVYQYLPRILIEIKNGKFFKNQAFLNTINHVKKNNSVLHLVGLISSGNVHSYLEHIYGLLELAKQNDVANLRLHLFTDGKDAPIKEGTKIISTLMEKLKNPNWKIASIIGRYYSMDRNNNWDRTEIAYNLITQGIGEKTQDLIKTLREYYDQDIIDTYIKPIVIVDENQKPIGTISDNDAIIFWDFREDSARQLTGAFAKEDFDKFKRTQINNLLLCTMIEYDKYFNTEVAYPPTKIQNHLVEVLNANNKKVFKIAETEKYAHVTYFFNCGKEEPYPNETRKLIPSKIVSHYEENPEMQADEITKAILEGLKGNYDLIVANYANADMMGHTGNLDAAIKAAEYVDGALKPVIDLAEKGDCILIITADHGNIEQMVNLRTGEVKTEHTLNPVPFYLIGTEFKTNKKSPKFSFETPCGMLQDIAPTILALMHIPQPSEMTGTNLLEILTSSYQ, from the coding sequence ATGAAACCAATAATTCTCACTATTCTTGATGGATGGGGGATTAACGCTCCCAGTCTGACAAATGCCATTTCTATGGCAAAAATCCCCAATCTCAAAAAGATGGAGGAGAATTATCCTTATTGTTCATTACAGTCATCTGCCATAGCTGCCGGCCTGCCGTGGAAAGAGGCTGGTAATTCGGAGGTTGGTCATCTTATTATCGGCAGCGGGAGAATTGTTTACCAATATCTTCCCAGAATCCTAATAGAAATTAAAAATGGAAAATTCTTTAAGAATCAGGCATTTTTAAATACAATCAACCATGTCAAAAAGAATAATTCCGTCCTGCATTTAGTGGGATTAATTTCGAGTGGCAATGTCCATTCATACTTAGAACATATTTATGGATTGCTAGAACTAGCCAAACAAAATGACGTTGCGAATCTGCGTCTACATCTTTTTACAGACGGCAAAGATGCGCCAATAAAAGAAGGAACAAAAATTATATCGACACTAATGGAAAAATTAAAAAATCCTAATTGGAAAATCGCCTCAATTATCGGCAGATATTATAGTATGGATAGAAACAATAACTGGGACAGAACTGAGATTGCTTACAACCTTATCACTCAAGGCATTGGCGAAAAAACCCAAGATTTAATCAAGACACTACGAGAATATTATGACCAGGATATTATTGATACCTATATAAAACCGATTGTTATTGTTGACGAAAATCAAAAGCCGATCGGAACAATTTCGGACAATGATGCAATTATTTTCTGGGATTTCAGGGAAGACAGCGCCAGACAGCTGACAGGAGCATTTGCTAAGGAAGATTTTGATAAATTCAAAAGAACACAGATAAATAACCTGCTTCTCTGCACAATGATTGAATATGACAAATATTTTAATACTGAGGTGGCTTATCCGCCGACAAAAATCCAGAATCATCTTGTAGAAGTTCTCAATGCAAACAACAAAAAAGTTTTTAAAATTGCTGAAACAGAAAAATACGCTCATGTTACCTATTTCTTTAACTGTGGCAAGGAAGAACCATATCCGAACGAAACCAGAAAACTGATTCCTTCTAAAATTGTTTCTCATTATGAAGAAAACCCGGAAATGCAGGCAGATGAAATCACTAAAGCAATATTAGAGGGTCTAAAAGGAAATTACGATTTAATTGTGGCTAATTATGCTAATGCCGATATGATGGGCCATACAGGCAATCTTGATGCAGCTATTAAGGCTGCTGAATATGTTGATGGCGCATTAAAACCAGTCATAGATTTGGCTGAGAAAGGGGACTGCATCTTAATTATCACTGCTGACCATGGCAATATCGAACAAATGGTAAATCTGCGCACCGGCGAAGTGAAAACCGAACATACTTTAAATCCAGTGCCGTTTTATTTGATTGGGACGGAGTTCAAGACAAACAAAAAGAGCCCCAAATTCTCATTTGAGACTCCGTGCGGAATGCTACAGGATATTGCTCCAACGATCCTCGCTTTAATGCACATTCCCCAACCCTCCGAAATGACCGGCACAAACTTACTGGAAATTCTTACTTCCTCTTATCAATAA
- the clpP gene encoding ATP-dependent Clp endopeptidase proteolytic subunit ClpP: protein MNLIPTVIEKSQYGERAYDIYSRLLKDRIIFLGGPIDDIVANSVIAQLLFLENQDPKKDILIYINSPGGGVTSTMAIYDTMQFVKSDISTVCIGMAASGAAVILAAGAKGKRMALPNSEVMIHQVMGEAGGQASDIEISAKHILKIKQKLNKILAKHTGQKTDKVEKDSDRDYYMSAEEAKDYGLIDEIIDKRK, encoded by the coding sequence ATGAATTTAATACCAACAGTTATTGAAAAATCGCAATATGGAGAAAGGGCTTATGATATTTACTCCCGCTTGTTAAAAGACAGGATAATTTTTTTAGGCGGTCCGATTGATGATATTGTAGCAAATTCAGTGATTGCGCAATTATTGTTTTTAGAAAATCAGGATCCTAAAAAGGATATTTTAATTTACATTAATAGTCCAGGAGGAGGCGTGACTTCAACTATGGCGATTTATGACACAATGCAATTTGTAAAATCAGACATTTCAACGGTTTGCATAGGCATGGCTGCTTCTGGCGCAGCAGTAATTCTGGCAGCAGGCGCAAAAGGAAAGAGGATGGCTTTGCCTAATTCCGAAGTAATGATCCATCAAGTTATGGGCGAGGCAGGCGGCCAGGCGAGCGATATTGAAATTTCCGCAAAACATATTTTGAAAATCAAGCAGAAATTAAATAAAATTTTGGCCAAGCATACTGGCCAAAAAACAGATAAAGTGGAAAAAGACAGCGACCGCGACTATTATATGTCTGCTGAAGAAGCGAAAGATTACGGATTAATTGATGAAATTATTGATAAGAGGAAGTAA
- the tig gene encoding trigger factor — protein MTNGIRIELGNYKGLEAKKQELKVEEKEIINALDYLQKSRAKIITINKPAQEGNRVEIDFETRIGGVQIENGVSKNHPLIIGEGRFLPGFEKELEGMKAGEEKEFLLKVPEDWGNKNIAGKNLNFKIKMNLVQERQLPEINDEFVKSFGKFDSLEALKKNIEQGLMQEKEIVEKQRIRIELIEKVVENSKIEAPEELIEKELENMVNEFKMNIDQFGMDFEAYLTQIKATADELKKGWREQAGKRVKIGLCIKAIADKEKILPSTQEIEERMDQELTRYNVKVPPSGGIPPEGGNIDLVVFKEYTENILINEKVFELLEREAKII, from the coding sequence ATGACAAATGGAATCAGAATTGAATTAGGAAATTACAAAGGATTGGAAGCGAAGAAGCAAGAATTGAAAGTTGAAGAGAAAGAAATTATTAATGCCTTAGATTATCTGCAAAAATCAAGGGCAAAAATCATTACCATAAATAAACCCGCGCAAGAAGGCAATCGGGTGGAAATTGATTTTGAAACAAGGATAGGTGGAGTACAGATAGAGAATGGTGTAAGCAAAAATCATCCATTAATTATAGGCGAAGGCCGATTCTTACCCGGCTTTGAAAAAGAGTTGGAAGGAATGAAAGCTGGCGAAGAAAAAGAATTTTTATTGAAAGTTCCAGAAGATTGGGGCAATAAAAATATTGCAGGCAAAAATCTAAATTTTAAGATAAAAATGAACCTTGTGCAGGAAAGACAATTGCCGGAAATCAATGATGAATTCGTAAAATCATTTGGGAAATTCGATTCTTTGGAAGCGCTGAAAAAGAATATTGAACAGGGATTGATGCAGGAGAAAGAAATCGTGGAGAAACAAAGAATCAGAATTGAATTGATAGAAAAAGTTGTCGAAAATTCAAAAATCGAAGCGCCCGAAGAACTGATTGAAAAAGAACTGGAGAATATGGTTAATGAGTTTAAAATGAATATTGACCAATTTGGAATGGATTTTGAGGCTTATTTAACGCAGATCAAGGCAACAGCTGATGAGTTAAAAAAGGGATGGAGAGAACAGGCAGGAAAGAGAGTGAAAATCGGATTATGTATTAAAGCGATTGCTGACAAAGAAAAAATCCTCCCCTCTACACAGGAAATCGAGGAAAGGATGGATCAGGAATTAACGCGTTATAATGTTAAGGTCCCGCCGTCGGGCGGGATCCCGCCAGAGGGCGGGAATATTGATTTAGTGGTTTTTAAAGAGTATACTGAGAATATATTAATAAATGAAAAAGTCTTTGAGCTCTTGGAGCGCGAAGCGAAAATTATATGA
- a CDS encoding NUDIX domain-containing protein yields the protein MKKVRAIIYDIKNGKPYFLILHRILRWNGWEVLKETIEPGENLKQVLIRGIKEETGLKDFKIIRDLNKTEKWQKDRIDYEITATFLVKANMNEKISLNQAIIEHDNYEWVEKETAVANLTWPNTKKLIKDLEI from the coding sequence ATGAAAAAAGTTAGAGCAATTATTTATGATATTAAAAATGGCAAGCCGTATTTTTTAATTTTGCATCGTATTTTAAGATGGAATGGCTGGGAAGTTCTTAAAGAAACCATAGAACCAGGAGAAAATCTAAAACAAGTATTAATCAGAGGCATAAAAGAAGAAACCGGATTAAAAGATTTTAAAATCATCCGTGATTTAAATAAAACAGAGAAATGGCAAAAAGACAGAATCGATTACGAAATTACTGCAACCTTTTTAGTAAAAGCTAATATGAATGAAAAAATTTCCTTGAACCAGGCAATTATTGAACATGATAATTATGAGTGGGTCGAAAAAGAAACAGCAGTTGCAAACTTAACCTGGCCTAATACTAAAAAGTTAATTAAGGATTTAGAGATTTAA
- the nusA gene encoding transcription termination factor NusA encodes MDQKQFISAMSQIAEEKGISQEQIVETLEMAIAAAYKKDYGKKGQNIKVKFDIKTGEIKVFQVFLVVDESMLKKDKEGKIEEEAPTLAEGEVGVPTPLGEDVGKDEDGNKKIRFNPYKHIMLEDAQKIKKNAKIEDEIQTKLETHTDFGRIAAQTAKQVIIQRLREAEREVIFEEYKDKEGEIVSAIVQRIEGRNIFLDIGKAVGVLFPEEQIPGERFFMGQRLRSYILKVEKSPKGADIILSRAYPKLVSRLFSIEVPEISTGAVQIKSIAREPGSRTKIAVWTEEEGIDPIGSCVGQKGSRIQTVINELGGEKIDVIEWNENIEKYIANSLSPAKIIDVKIDESRRTALVIVPEDQISLAIGQRGQNVRLAAKLTGWKIDVKSEKMMEDADKKEEDEKPKKEKKSKTKKPSLAKAKDGKDDNEKS; translated from the coding sequence ATGGATCAAAAACAATTTATTTCAGCAATGAGCCAGATTGCCGAGGAAAAAGGCATTTCTCAGGAACAGATCGTCGAGACCCTTGAAATGGCGATTGCTGCTGCATACAAAAAGGATTATGGCAAAAAAGGCCAGAATATCAAAGTTAAATTTGATATAAAAACTGGGGAAATAAAAGTTTTCCAGGTTTTTTTAGTTGTGGATGAGAGCATGCTAAAGAAAGACAAAGAAGGCAAAATTGAAGAAGAAGCTCCGACGCTCGCCGAAGGCGAGGTCGGAGTCCCGACTCCACTAGGGGAAGACGTCGGGAAAGATGAAGATGGCAATAAAAAAATTAGATTTAATCCATATAAACATATAATGTTGGAGGATGCCCAGAAAATTAAGAAAAACGCAAAAATTGAAGACGAAATTCAGACAAAACTCGAAACACATACTGACTTTGGAAGAATCGCTGCGCAAACAGCCAAACAGGTTATTATCCAGCGATTAAGAGAAGCAGAAAGAGAAGTCATTTTTGAGGAATACAAAGACAAAGAAGGAGAAATCGTGAGCGCAATTGTCCAAAGAATCGAAGGCAGAAATATATTTTTGGACATCGGTAAAGCGGTAGGAGTTTTATTTCCCGAAGAACAGATTCCAGGAGAAAGGTTTTTTATGGGTCAGCGTTTGAGGTCATATATTTTAAAGGTTGAAAAATCGCCGAAAGGCGCAGATATTATTCTTTCCCGCGCCTATCCTAAATTAGTGAGTAGATTATTCTCAATTGAAGTCCCGGAAATTTCAACCGGCGCAGTGCAGATAAAATCCATTGCCAGAGAACCAGGTTCAAGAACCAAAATTGCGGTTTGGACAGAAGAAGAAGGAATTGACCCGATTGGAAGCTGTGTTGGGCAGAAAGGAAGTAGAATTCAGACAGTTATTAATGAATTGGGCGGAGAAAAAATAGATGTTATTGAATGGAACGAAAATATAGAAAAATATATTGCTAATTCTCTTTCCCCCGCAAAAATCATTGACGTCAAAATAGATGAAAGTAGAAGGACAGCCCTGGTAATTGTTCCAGAAGACCAAATTTCTTTAGCTATTGGTCAAAGAGGACAGAATGTTAGATTGGCAGCCAAATTGACTGGCTGGAAAATTGATGTGAAGAGTGAAAAAATGATGGAAGATGCGGACAAAAAAGAAGAGGACGAGAAACCGAAAAAAGAAAAAAAATCTAAAACCAAGAAACCCTCTCTCGCTAAAGCTAAGGATGGCAAGGACGACAATGAAAAAAGTTAG
- a CDS encoding YraN family protein — protein sequence MCERKDLGDLGEKIAREYLKRKGYKILDKNFRYSKLGELDIIAEKPARHASQPRLQRELASGQVAGVAGRNDIVFIEVKTRNKTGPGGFWPEDNITYAKQKKLIKLSQIYLSKHRLFDSSWQIDILAVEVYRNGSYDIRHTENAVGDMY from the coding sequence ATGTGCGAGAGAAAAGATTTAGGCGATTTGGGAGAAAAAATTGCCAGAGAATATTTAAAAAGAAAAGGATATAAAATTTTAGATAAGAATTTCAGATACAGCAAACTGGGAGAATTGGATATTATTGCAGAGAAACCCGCCCGCCACGCAAGCCAGCCCCGCCTGCAACGCGAGCTTGCGAGCGGGCAGGTTGCTGGCGTTGCGGGCAGGAACGACATTGTTTTTATTGAGGTAAAAACGCGCAATAAAACTGGGCCTGGCGGATTTTGGCCAGAAGACAATATTACTTACGCTAAGCAGAAAAAATTAATCAAATTATCACAAATTTATTTAAGCAAACATAGATTGTTTGATAGTTCGTGGCAAATTGATATTCTGGCAGTAGAAGTTTATCGCAACGGCTCATATGATATTCGCCATACAGAAAATGCAGTTGGTGATATGTATTGA
- a CDS encoding nucleotidyltransferase family protein: MKVIILAGGKTDLPGKLKNIPKSLIKIKGKPLLEYQLDLLKKYKFDDICLSLHYKAEEILKYLKIKDPKANISKKIGKVAGIEYVVETKPLGTGGAIMSASKDLKKDFLIMNGDTLSNFDLNNFIKFYKTNVSEPKFFSSSSFVRSITSGISPLRKRVSYEEILGAMAVYYDQNVKGMGLVKTKNNRVVEFQEDPEYQYSGYVNAGFYVLSPQLLQTKCIRAKKEGEAFAIEECIFPLLAEKKQLLAFVHRGLWTDIGSEEGLAKAENIVEKLNEKE; this comes from the coding sequence GTGAAAGTCATTATTTTGGCAGGAGGTAAAACCGACCTGCCTGGAAAATTGAAAAATATACCCAAATCCCTGATTAAAATAAAAGGGAAACCATTATTGGAATATCAATTGGATTTATTGAAAAAATATAAATTTGATGATATCTGTTTGAGTCTCCACTATAAAGCAGAAGAGATTTTAAAATATCTGAAAATCAAAGATCCAAAAGCAAATATTTCTAAAAAAATAGGAAAAGTGGCGGGAATTGAATATGTTGTCGAAACAAAACCATTGGGAACAGGAGGAGCAATAATGTCAGCTTCCAAAGATTTGAAAAAGGATTTTTTAATAATGAACGGCGATACTTTAAGTAATTTCGACCTGAATAACTTTATTAAATTTTATAAAACCAATGTTTCAGAACCGAAATTCTTTTCTTCTTCATCATTTGTGAGAAGTATTACCTCGGGAATCTCTCCTTTAAGAAAAAGGGTTTCATATGAAGAAATTTTGGGCGCAATGGCAGTTTATTATGATCAAAATGTCAAAGGCATGGGTTTGGTTAAGACCAAGAATAATCGCGTAGTGGAATTCCAAGAAGATCCGGAATATCAATATTCTGGATATGTTAATGCTGGTTTTTATGTTTTGTCTCCGCAGCTTTTACAGACAAAATGTATACGCGCCAAGAAAGAAGGCGAGGCATTTGCCATTGAAGAATGTATTTTTCCGCTGCTGGCAGAGAAAAAACAATTATTGGCATTTGTCCACCGCGGTTTATGGACTGATATTGGTAGCGAGGAAGGATTGGCAAAAGCAGAAAATATAGTTGAGAAATTAAACGAGAAAGAATAA
- a CDS encoding ABC transporter permease, whose amino-acid sequence MRLRDSLKISFITLRTNKMRSALTMLGIIIGVGSVILMMSIGRSAQNLIIGQIQSLGSNSIYIEPGSFDPKGGFGMEMALEEMTIKTLKLKDMEAIEKDPLVDMAYPMVYGTARAVYQNNDEKITFIGTTPEAYIMDDWHAVIGRDINEEEVKSMARVATLGYKIAGDLFGEEDPIGKTIRIKKTSFKVIGVMEERGMEMFQNYDEYVYIPVTTAQKLLLGIDHLNAITVRAINEDTVDRLMENIRFILRDTHNIYNPEGDLSRDDFKVMSQVEASNMMAQITGILTAFLSSIAAIALIVGGIGIMNIMLVSVTERTKEIGLRKAVGARNKDILNQFLLESITLTLIGGIIGFLGGTSISFIVAIVLSSVLNISWGFAVPVSAVVLAFGVAAIVGLVFGIYPAKKAAKLNPIEALRHE is encoded by the coding sequence ATGAGACTCAGAGATTCTCTTAAAATTTCTTTTATTACATTAAGGACGAATAAAATGCGCTCTGCTTTAACTATGCTTGGCATTATTATTGGCGTTGGTTCGGTAATTTTAATGATGTCAATTGGCAGAAGCGCCCAAAATTTAATTATAGGTCAAATTCAGTCCTTGGGTTCTAATAGTATCTATATTGAACCAGGTTCATTTGATCCCAAAGGAGGTTTTGGCATGGAAATGGCATTGGAGGAGATGACAATAAAAACCCTAAAACTTAAAGACATGGAAGCAATAGAAAAAGACCCTTTAGTAGATATGGCTTATCCAATGGTTTATGGAACTGCCAGGGCTGTTTATCAGAATAATGATGAAAAAATAACTTTCATAGGAACAACTCCAGAAGCATATATTATGGATGATTGGCATGCAGTTATTGGAAGGGATATTAATGAAGAAGAAGTTAAAAGTATGGCAAGAGTGGCAACATTGGGCTATAAAATAGCAGGAGATTTATTCGGAGAAGAAGATCCGATTGGCAAAACGATTAGGATTAAAAAAACCAGTTTCAAAGTAATTGGCGTAATGGAAGAACGCGGGATGGAAATGTTCCAGAATTATGACGAATATGTTTATATTCCCGTAACAACTGCCCAGAAACTTTTATTGGGAATAGATCATTTAAACGCTATTACTGTCCGGGCTATAAATGAAGATACTGTGGATAGATTAATGGAGAATATTCGTTTTATTCTCAGAGATACTCATAATATTTATAATCCAGAAGGGGACTTATCCAGGGATGATTTTAAAGTAATGAGCCAAGTTGAAGCAAGCAATATGATGGCCCAGATTACCGGAATTCTTACTGCATTTCTTTCTTCTATTGCTGCGATTGCTTTAATTGTCGGCGGAATCGGCATCATGAATATAATGCTGGTTTCAGTTACAGAAAGGACAAAAGAAATTGGCTTAAGAAAAGCAGTTGGCGCAAGAAATAAGGATATTTTGAATCAGTTTTTATTGGAATCAATTACCCTAACCTTAATCGGCGGGATCATAGGATTTCTTGGCGGTACATCGATTTCTTTTATCGTAGCAATTGTCTTGAGCAGTGTTTTGAATATAAGCTGGGGTTTTGCTGTTCCTGTTAGCGCGGTTGTCCTGGCATTCGGGGTTGCTGCAATTGTCGGTTTGGTTTTCGGTATTTATCCTGCTAAGAAAGCTGCCAAACTTAATCCAATTGAAGCACTAAGACACGAATAA